A section of the Pimelobacter simplex genome encodes:
- a CDS encoding ATP-dependent helicase, which yields MEPTTAQPTYRFAPAPPAAAVPVLDAYQRQVVDHPGGPLLVLAGPGTGKTTTLVEAIVERIEGRGARPDQVLALTFSRKAADQLRDRVTARLGRTTGTQLSSTFHSFAYALVRRYAPAGLYEAPLRLLSAPEQDVVLRELLADHPESVRWPERFRQAMATRGFAREVHAVLGRAREKGLDGEALRQLGETEGIDEYVAAGLFLEQYLDSLDSLGATDYADLIRRACIEAEDHRDELREEFRHVFVDEYQDTDPGQVALLRALAGDGLDLVAVGDPHQSIYGFRGAEVRGILEFPTEFPQADGSPADVVALRTVRRFGPGILAPAQRVAGRIGLRGTLPAQAREQFLAPQAESAVRGQVQVRTFDTERAEAEHLADLLRRAHLEDGVPWDEMAVLVRSGRASIAPLRRALGAAGVPVEVARDEVPLVRDPAVMPLLDALRAVVNLDNDDPEHVEHVDAARAEALLTGPLGGLDAGDVRRLARLLRHREKDHCQESGGTPRSSRELVRLAVVDPTLLAGIDAPEIERARALAALLGQARADLEAGASAEDLLWTLWSGTSWPHRLRRSVESGGGAARRAHRDLDSICALFDVAVRAGERREHLAVAPFLEGLVQQEIPADTLADRGGRGAAVRLLTAHRSKGLEWRLVVAAHVQAEGWPDLRRRSTLLQADRIGPSSAGGLVGSVVPPLTARELLMEERRLFYVACTRARERLVVTAVRSSDDEGEQPSRFLDELGSTVEHVVGRPPRPLSLDGLVAELRRTVADPRSDPGLRDAAARRLARLARERVGRRAAVPAADPATWWGTRAASRSPAPIRDEDRPVPVSASMLDALAVCPTQWFLTREAGGIGRAHQSANLGELVHALAERVASGDAPPDPDALMAYVDEVWDRLDFRTPWSKQREHDRVRAALERFVDWHEANPRALVGREERFSTVVEVDGEQVQVTGYADRVELDADGRVVVVDLKTGRTKPSDTSVRTHVQLALYQYAVDHGALDVEPDEAPYRAGGAELVQLGLLDGGERATVQPQAVHAEDGPERDELRSRLAHAAHLIREEHFPAVSGQQCRTCSFLSLCPAKSAGAVVAQ from the coding sequence GTGGAGCCCACGACCGCCCAGCCGACCTACCGCTTCGCGCCCGCCCCGCCGGCGGCCGCGGTGCCGGTGCTCGACGCCTACCAGCGTCAGGTGGTCGATCACCCGGGCGGCCCGCTGCTGGTGCTCGCGGGCCCGGGCACGGGCAAGACGACCACGCTGGTCGAGGCGATCGTCGAGCGCATCGAGGGGCGCGGCGCGCGGCCCGACCAAGTGCTGGCGCTGACCTTCTCGCGCAAGGCCGCCGACCAGCTGCGCGACCGGGTCACCGCGCGGCTGGGCCGCACGACCGGCACCCAGCTGAGCTCGACCTTCCACTCCTTCGCCTACGCGCTGGTCCGGCGCTACGCCCCGGCCGGTCTCTACGAGGCGCCGCTGCGGCTGCTGTCCGCGCCCGAGCAGGACGTCGTGCTCCGCGAGCTGCTCGCCGACCACCCCGAGTCGGTGCGCTGGCCCGAGCGGTTCCGGCAGGCGATGGCGACCCGCGGTTTCGCGCGCGAGGTCCACGCCGTGCTCGGCCGCGCCCGGGAAAAGGGGCTCGACGGCGAGGCCCTGCGCCAGCTCGGCGAGACCGAGGGCATCGACGAGTACGTCGCCGCGGGGCTCTTCCTCGAGCAGTACCTCGACTCGCTCGACTCCCTCGGTGCCACCGACTACGCCGACCTCATCCGGCGGGCCTGCATCGAGGCCGAGGACCACCGCGACGAGCTGCGCGAGGAGTTCCGGCACGTCTTCGTCGACGAGTACCAGGACACCGACCCCGGTCAGGTCGCCCTGCTCCGTGCGCTCGCCGGCGACGGCCTCGACCTGGTCGCGGTGGGCGATCCGCACCAGTCGATCTACGGCTTCCGCGGGGCCGAGGTGCGCGGCATCCTCGAGTTCCCCACCGAGTTCCCCCAGGCCGACGGCTCGCCGGCCGATGTGGTCGCGCTGCGGACCGTGCGCAGGTTCGGCCCGGGCATCCTCGCCCCGGCCCAGCGGGTCGCGGGGCGGATCGGCCTGCGCGGCACGCTGCCGGCCCAGGCCCGCGAGCAGTTCCTGGCGCCCCAGGCCGAGAGCGCCGTTCGCGGCCAGGTCCAGGTCCGCACCTTCGACACCGAGCGGGCCGAGGCCGAGCACCTCGCCGACCTGCTGCGCCGCGCCCACCTCGAGGACGGTGTCCCCTGGGACGAGATGGCCGTGCTGGTGCGCTCGGGGCGGGCGAGCATCGCGCCGCTGCGCCGGGCGCTCGGCGCGGCCGGCGTACCGGTCGAGGTGGCGCGCGACGAGGTGCCGCTGGTCCGCGACCCCGCGGTGATGCCGCTGCTCGACGCGCTCCGCGCCGTGGTCAACCTCGACAACGACGATCCCGAACACGTCGAGCACGTCGATGCCGCCCGGGCCGAGGCGCTGCTCACCGGCCCGCTCGGCGGTCTCGACGCCGGTGATGTCCGGCGGCTGGCCCGGCTGCTGCGCCACCGCGAGAAGGACCACTGCCAAGAGTCCGGCGGGACGCCGCGCAGCTCGCGCGAGCTGGTCCGCCTCGCCGTCGTCGACCCGACCCTGCTGGCCGGCATCGACGCTCCCGAGATCGAGCGGGCGCGGGCGCTGGCCGCGCTGCTCGGTCAGGCCCGGGCCGACCTCGAGGCGGGCGCGAGCGCCGAGGACCTGCTCTGGACGCTGTGGTCCGGCACCAGCTGGCCCCACCGGCTGCGCCGCTCGGTCGAGTCCGGTGGCGGCGCCGCGCGCCGCGCGCACCGCGACCTCGACTCGATCTGCGCGCTCTTCGACGTCGCGGTCCGGGCGGGGGAGCGGCGCGAGCACCTCGCCGTCGCCCCCTTCCTCGAGGGCCTGGTCCAGCAGGAGATCCCGGCCGACACCCTCGCCGACCGCGGCGGGCGGGGCGCGGCCGTCCGGCTGCTCACCGCCCACCGCAGCAAGGGCCTGGAGTGGCGCCTCGTCGTGGCCGCCCACGTCCAGGCCGAGGGCTGGCCCGACCTGCGCCGGCGCTCGACCCTGCTCCAGGCCGACCGGATCGGCCCGTCCTCGGCCGGCGGCCTGGTCGGCTCGGTGGTGCCGCCGCTGACCGCACGCGAGCTGCTGATGGAGGAGCGCCGGCTGTTCTACGTCGCGTGCACCCGCGCGCGCGAGCGCCTGGTGGTGACCGCCGTCCGGTCCAGCGACGACGAGGGCGAGCAGCCCTCGCGCTTCCTCGACGAGCTCGGCTCCACCGTCGAGCACGTCGTCGGCCGGCCCCCGCGGCCGCTCTCGCTCGACGGGCTCGTGGCCGAGCTGCGCCGTACGGTCGCCGACCCCCGCTCCGACCCCGGCCTGCGCGATGCCGCCGCCCGGCGCCTGGCCCGGCTCGCCCGCGAGCGGGTGGGCCGGCGCGCAGCGGTCCCGGCCGCCGATCCGGCGACCTGGTGGGGCACCCGCGCCGCCAGCCGCTCGCCCGCCCCGATCCGCGACGAGGACCGCCCGGTCCCGGTCTCGGCGAGCATGCTCGACGCCCTGGCCGTCTGCCCGACCCAGTGGTTCCTCACCCGCGAGGCCGGCGGCATCGGCCGCGCCCACCAGTCGGCCAACCTCGGCGAGCTCGTCCACGCGCTCGCCGAGCGGGTCGCCTCCGGTGACGCCCCGCCCGACCCCGATGCGCTGATGGCCTACGTCGACGAGGTCTGGGACCGGCTCGACTTCCGCACCCCGTGGTCCAAGCAGCGCGAGCACGACCGGGTCCGCGCGGCGCTCGAGCGCTTCGTCGACTGGCACGAGGCCAATCCCCGCGCGCTCGTCGGCCGCGAGGAACGGTTCTCGACGGTGGTCGAGGTCGACGGCGAGCAGGTCCAGGTGACCGGCTACGCCGACCGCGTCGAGCTCGACGCCGACGGCCGGGTGGTCGTGGTCGACCTCAAGACCGGGCGTACCAAGCCGTCCGACACCTCGGTGCGCACCCACGTCCAGCTCGCGCTCTACCAGTACGCGGTCGACCACGGCGCGCTCGACGTCGAGCCCGACGAGGCGCCCTACCGGGCCGGCGGCGCCGAGCTGGTCCAGCTCGGGCTGCTCGACGGCGGTGAGCGCGCCACGGTCCAGCCCCAGGCGGTCCACGCCGAGGACGGTCCCGAGCGCGACGAGCTGCGCTCCCGGCTGGCCCATGCGGCCCACCTGATCCGCGAGGAGCACTTCCCGGCGGTGTCCGGCCAGCAGTGCCGGACCTGCTCCTTCCTGTCCCTGTGTCCGGCCAAGAGCGCGGGAGCGGTGGTGGCCCAGTGA
- a CDS encoding cupin domain-containing protein, with protein sequence MEQPDRPPLAVRLDLSPHPEGGWYRRTWASPVTVTLPDGRVRPTATLIYFLLPAGESSAWHRVSSDEIWLAHTGTVTVELGGDGAAPDAAGATRLSIGGTTAQGLVPAGVWQRTLVAEADALVSCLVSPGFDFADFELA encoded by the coding sequence ATGGAGCAGCCCGACCGTCCGCCGCTCGCCGTCCGGCTCGACCTGTCCCCGCACCCCGAGGGCGGGTGGTACCGCCGGACCTGGGCCTCGCCGGTCACCGTGACCCTGCCCGACGGACGGGTCCGGCCGACGGCCACGCTCATCTACTTCCTGCTGCCGGCGGGGGAGAGCTCGGCCTGGCACCGGGTCTCCTCCGACGAGATCTGGCTGGCGCACACCGGGACGGTGACCGTCGAGCTCGGCGGCGACGGTGCGGCACCCGACGCGGCCGGCGCGACCCGGCTGTCGATCGGGGGTACGACGGCGCAGGGACTCGTCCCGGCCGGCGTCTGGCAGCGCACGCTGGTCGCCGAGGCCGACGCGCTGGTCAGCTGCCTGGTCTCGCCGGGCTTCGACTTCGCCGACTTCGAGCTCGCGTGA